From Candidatus Doudnabacteria bacterium, a single genomic window includes:
- a CDS encoding glycosyltransferase family 2 protein produces MTRKTALNRFLEIFPGVLTWATLLGAPILAFYHPVWISVYIILFDLYWFLKGANVALHLMHSYYELKIHKQIDWFDWIKRLKETATFRSYLARLADNEPKRRLRNLYRQQIDCLETLPQSRNLDWTRIIHLVILATYNESFEVLDSSISSYAKADYDHSKIIFVLATEERAGAEAELKAQKLYEKYHQSFFKFLISKHPDGIEGEAKVKGANITYAARLAQKMLDELAVRYEDVIISAFDSDTTISPSYFAHLTYDFLTCAKPLRSSYQPMPMYHNNIWDTPAIARVIATSSSFWQLVEASRPDRLITFSSHAMSFKTLVDVGFWRTDIIPDDSHIFWQCFLHFNGDYRSRPLFSVVSMDAVLSDSYLGTLVAQYKQKRRWAWGCTEIPMVFPELIKNKKIPLWKKLVWGERLIEGHYFWATASIMIAVLGWLPLVFGGDRFGTTVLALNLPVLTRAIMSIATFFLIFSMYVSLVLLPPRPKGVSWWKSLSMIWQWIFSPIVSSVFGSMPAIDAQTRMMFGKYMEFYVTPKIRKHEVHLTDPSPIRN; encoded by the coding sequence ATGACCCGAAAAACCGCTTTAAACCGTTTTCTGGAAATTTTCCCCGGGGTTCTGACCTGGGCAACTTTGTTGGGCGCGCCCATCCTGGCTTTCTACCATCCGGTCTGGATCTCGGTCTATATCATTCTGTTCGATCTTTACTGGTTCCTCAAAGGCGCAAATGTGGCTTTGCATCTGATGCATTCGTATTATGAACTAAAAATACACAAACAGATCGATTGGTTTGACTGGATCAAACGCTTGAAAGAAACGGCAACTTTCCGATCCTATCTGGCCCGATTGGCGGACAATGAGCCGAAACGCCGTTTGCGCAACCTATACCGTCAGCAGATCGATTGTCTGGAAACCCTTCCGCAAAGCCGCAATTTGGACTGGACAAGGATCATTCATTTGGTGATTTTGGCAACTTATAACGAGAGTTTTGAAGTTCTCGACAGTTCGATCTCTTCTTATGCAAAGGCTGATTATGATCATTCCAAGATTATTTTTGTTCTGGCCACCGAAGAGCGGGCCGGAGCCGAAGCGGAACTCAAAGCCCAAAAACTTTACGAAAAATACCATCAAAGTTTTTTTAAGTTCCTGATCTCCAAACATCCGGACGGCATTGAAGGTGAGGCGAAGGTCAAAGGCGCAAATATCACGTATGCGGCCAGGCTTGCGCAAAAAATGCTCGATGAACTTGCTGTCCGGTATGAAGACGTCATCATTTCCGCTTTTGACTCGGATACCACCATCTCGCCGAGTTATTTTGCGCATTTAACTTATGATTTTTTGACCTGCGCCAAGCCATTGCGGTCAAGCTATCAGCCGATGCCCATGTACCACAACAATATCTGGGACACTCCCGCTATTGCCAGGGTCATTGCGACTTCTTCCTCGTTCTGGCAGCTGGTGGAAGCATCGCGGCCCGACAGGCTGATCACTTTTTCTTCGCATGCCATGAGTTTTAAAACTCTGGTCGATGTCGGGTTTTGGCGTACGGATATCATCCCGGACGATTCCCATATTTTCTGGCAGTGCTTCCTGCACTTTAACGGCGATTACAGGAGCAGGCCTCTATTTTCCGTGGTCTCCATGGACGCGGTGCTGAGTGATAGTTATCTTGGAACATTGGTCGCGCAGTATAAGCAGAAGCGCCGGTGGGCCTGGGGCTGCACCGAGATCCCCATGGTTTTTCCGGAACTTATAAAAAATAAAAAAATTCCGCTTTGGAAAAAACTGGTTTGGGGCGAACGTTTGATAGAAGGCCATTACTTTTGGGCCACGGCTTCGATAATGATCGCGGTCTTAGGATGGCTGCCCCTGGTATTTGGCGGAGACAGGTTCGGGACCACGGTACTGGCCTTAAATCTGCCGGTACTGACCCGCGCTATCATGAGCATTGCAACTTTTTTCCTGATCTTTTCCATGTACGTCAGCTTGGTTCTGCTGCCGCCGAGGCCAAAAGGGGTCAGCTGGTGGAAGTCGCTTTCCATGATCTGGCAATGGATCTTCAGTCCGATCGTCTCGTCAGTGTTCGGGTCCATGCCGGCAATTGACGCCCAAACCAGGATGATGTTCGGCAAATACATGGAATTTTATGTCACGCCGAAGATCCGCAAACATGAAGTGCATTTAACCGATCCGAGCCCGATACGGAATTAA
- a CDS encoding glycosyltransferase family 39 protein, with translation MKNFIKNNWILLCILALALFFRFWQINHLPGGLFPDEAANGLDINSMFHGHIQPFYERGNGREALFFYFEALSVLLFGRGVWQFHIVSAAFGFAAVIACYLLAKRLFGKRVALLSAFFMAVSSYAVTVTRTAFRATTVPLLATLTLLFLVRFFQAKDSKTKYWSAAWAGIFFGLGFYTYTSFRMMLPLVVGFLFLLFLGYRSRWREIYKNYKKYKLTFGAAFLITISWIAVYFIQHPKSFVGRAGEVSVFNKTLNQGDLIGTVIDVFKKTILSFFTNGDLNWRQNVSGFPFLTPLISPFFALAVIIFTIAIFRLLWQAWRQKIEVNTAYQALLAFWFWFMLVPEITTAEGIPHGLRLTGVMPVIFILSAWGVNWLWEKMPSGPDGKYLEAEKFLVAGIFIFTILIYNFALYFGVAATSPDYYYAFRSDLTVVSNYLNHRNLKDQTYLSLDPYSVQTTDYLTTDQNQPYILVDPASTYKVSLKRGDQVVFTQSTLPDATKFVQFHPNARLARIDSNQFGQTIMLVYQQP, from the coding sequence ATGAAAAACTTCATAAAAAACAACTGGATTTTGCTGTGCATTTTAGCTCTGGCATTGTTCTTCCGTTTTTGGCAGATCAACCATCTTCCCGGAGGCTTATTCCCTGACGAAGCGGCGAACGGCCTGGACATCAATTCTATGTTCCATGGGCATATTCAGCCTTTTTACGAACGGGGCAACGGCCGTGAAGCGCTGTTTTTTTATTTTGAGGCATTGTCAGTTCTGCTGTTCGGCCGCGGCGTCTGGCAGTTCCACATCGTCTCAGCCGCATTCGGATTTGCGGCGGTCATCGCCTGCTATCTTTTGGCAAAAAGGCTGTTCGGAAAGCGCGTAGCGCTGCTTTCCGCTTTTTTTATGGCAGTCTCAAGTTATGCGGTTACAGTCACGCGCACGGCGTTTCGGGCAACCACGGTGCCGCTGTTGGCCACACTAACACTGCTGTTTCTGGTTAGATTCTTTCAGGCAAAAGACAGCAAAACGAAATACTGGTCAGCTGCGTGGGCGGGTATTTTTTTTGGCTTGGGATTTTACACTTACACTTCATTCCGCATGATGCTGCCTCTGGTCGTAGGATTCCTGTTTTTGCTGTTTTTGGGATACCGCAGCCGGTGGCGCGAGATCTATAAGAACTATAAAAAATACAAACTGACGTTTGGCGCGGCCTTCCTCATCACCATCTCCTGGATCGCGGTTTATTTTATCCAGCACCCAAAAAGTTTTGTAGGCCGCGCCGGCGAAGTTTCGGTTTTTAACAAAACTTTGAATCAGGGCGACCTGATCGGGACTGTGATCGACGTTTTCAAAAAAACCATCCTCAGCTTTTTTACTAACGGAGATCTGAACTGGCGGCAAAATGTCTCGGGTTTTCCTTTCTTAACGCCTCTGATCAGCCCGTTCTTTGCCCTGGCGGTGATTATTTTCACTATCGCGATCTTCCGCCTCCTGTGGCAGGCTTGGCGCCAAAAGATCGAGGTCAACACCGCTTACCAGGCTCTGCTGGCATTTTGGTTCTGGTTCATGCTCGTGCCTGAGATCACCACGGCTGAAGGGATCCCCCATGGCCTGAGGCTGACCGGCGTGATGCCTGTGATCTTCATACTTTCCGCCTGGGGCGTCAACTGGTTGTGGGAAAAAATGCCCAGCGGACCGGATGGAAAATACCTTGAAGCCGAAAAATTTCTGGTTGCAGGAATTTTTATCTTTACGATACTTATTTATAATTTTGCTTTGTATTTCGGCGTTGCCGCCACCTCCCCGGATTATTATTATGCCTTCCGCTCGGACCTGACCGTGGTCAGCAATTACCTCAACCACCGAAACCTCAAGGATCAGACTTATCTTTCTTTGGATCCTTATTCAGTGCAGACCACGGACTACCTGACGACCGACCAAAACCAGCCTTACATTCTGGTTGACCCGGCCAGTACTTATAAAGTCAGCCTGAAACGGGGTGACCAGGTCGTGTTTACCCAAAGCACTCTGCCTGACGCCACCAAATTCGTTCAGTTCCATCCTAACGCCAGGTTGGCCAGGATAGACAGCAACCAATTCGGACAAACCATCATGCTGGTCTATCAACAGCCATGA
- a CDS encoding glycosyltransferase family 39 protein: MKKPLVNNIKYSNPTVWLTPILILGALLRFYNNTAVALWHDEAFSALYIRYPFKEMMYRITLDVHPPLYYWVLRLWGYIFGSGLLSLRSLSILFGVLTVYAGYLFVKEAFKNEKLAILAALFLAINPFQIQYSLEARMYTLGTFLILLSSYLLVRALNSNKTSVWIAYAVCVSACFYTHYYLFFSVAAQGLYFLYYLWQQKRFTFNFNRDSLTAKGLGSYLLSLLIFAPWIPTLLVQIKRVEKAFWIPAPDRWSIPGTIWKMAFGGQGNDHITLIITTLVAVAVIIYFFRETKPPVRWLIVLSVAVPFIASLLLSFKQAIYQDRYFVFASLFFTILIAATLFLVPKYTTRRTLTLLFAVFSLIIFFKNWRDLGPIKDKPGMAAASAVVNENAKPTDKIYVGSSFIYFTFKYYNHTPIHPLLYSTLHLKDLPHFSGTALLNEDDLILDFGQAKKGDLVWLLWTTGFGGSKPNVPGTWQKIDEKIFGDTPGFKGDIYVTEYTVN; this comes from the coding sequence ATGAAAAAACCCCTCGTCAACAATATCAAATATTCCAATCCTACGGTTTGGCTGACCCCGATCCTGATCCTCGGTGCCTTGTTGCGTTTCTATAACAATACGGCGGTGGCTCTCTGGCATGACGAAGCTTTTTCCGCGCTGTATATCCGTTATCCGTTCAAGGAAATGATGTACCGCATCACGCTGGATGTTCATCCGCCTCTGTATTATTGGGTCTTAAGACTATGGGGCTATATTTTCGGCTCAGGGCTACTGTCCTTGCGCTCGCTGTCAATTTTATTCGGTGTTCTGACTGTCTACGCCGGATATCTGTTTGTAAAAGAAGCGTTCAAGAACGAAAAACTAGCAATTCTCGCGGCCTTGTTCCTGGCCATCAATCCTTTTCAGATCCAGTACTCGCTGGAAGCGCGCATGTACACCCTGGGAACGTTTTTGATACTCCTGTCGTCCTATCTTTTGGTCCGAGCGCTTAATTCCAATAAAACTTCGGTTTGGATCGCGTATGCAGTATGCGTTTCGGCTTGTTTTTATACCCACTATTATTTATTCTTCTCAGTTGCCGCCCAGGGATTATATTTCCTCTATTATCTGTGGCAGCAAAAAAGATTTACATTCAATTTTAACCGAGACAGCCTGACCGCCAAAGGCTTGGGCAGTTATTTATTAAGTCTTCTGATCTTTGCTCCCTGGATACCCACTTTGCTGGTGCAGATCAAAAGAGTGGAAAAAGCTTTCTGGATCCCGGCCCCGGACCGCTGGAGCATCCCCGGTACGATCTGGAAAATGGCTTTTGGCGGGCAAGGCAATGACCATATCACTTTGATAATTACGACCCTGGTTGCTGTGGCGGTTATTATCTATTTCTTCCGCGAAACCAAGCCGCCGGTCAGATGGCTGATCGTGCTTTCGGTTGCCGTACCGTTTATTGCGTCTCTTTTGCTGTCATTCAAGCAGGCTATCTATCAGGACCGCTACTTTGTATTCGCTTCACTGTTTTTTACGATCCTGATCGCTGCGACCCTGTTTTTGGTTCCCAAATATACCACGAGGCGGACATTGACTCTGTTGTTTGCCGTATTCAGCCTGATAATTTTCTTTAAAAACTGGCGCGATTTAGGGCCGATCAAGGACAAGCCGGGCATGGCTGCAGCCTCAGCCGTGGTCAATGAGAACGCAAAACCTACGGATAAAATCTATGTCGGCTCCAGCTTTATTTATTTTACATTCAAATATTATAATCATACCCCTATCCATCCTCTGCTTTACTCCACACTGCACCTCAAGGATCTGCCGCATTTTTCCGGCACTGCCCTGCTCAATGAAGATGATCTGATTCTGGACTTTGGCCAAGCCAAAAAAGGCGATTTGGTATGGCTTTTATGGACTACCGGCTTTGGCGGGTCCAAACCCAATGTTCCGGGAACCTGGCAGAAAATTGACGAAAAGATCTTCGGCGACACCCCGGGCTTCAAAGGCGATATCTATGTCACCGAGTATACGGTGAATTAA
- a CDS encoding HIT family protein produces the protein MYNHEPENYICPLCQIATGTNTEHGNQEESVIFRDDRITVFIAGKWWRSNPGHVIIIPNRHIENIFDMPEETGHYIFDFSKKVAMALKKEYDCDGVSTRQHNEPAGNQDVWHYHLHIFPRYTGDNLYLNHKETYWPTMGEKKPYADKLRPHLMN, from the coding sequence ATGTATAATCACGAACCTGAAAATTATATTTGCCCCCTCTGCCAAATTGCAACCGGCACGAATACGGAACATGGTAATCAGGAAGAAAGCGTGATTTTTAGAGATGATCGCATCACAGTTTTTATTGCAGGTAAATGGTGGCGATCAAACCCCGGTCATGTAATAATCATTCCTAATCGGCATATAGAGAATATTTTTGATATGCCGGAAGAAACCGGGCATTATATTTTTGACTTTTCAAAAAAAGTCGCAATGGCTCTCAAGAAAGAATATGATTGTGACGGAGTTTCGACAAGACAACACAATGAGCCGGCCGGCAATCAAGACGTATGGCATTATCATTTGCACATTTTTCCGAGATATACCGGGGATAATCTATATCTCAACCACAAAGAGACCTATTGGCCAACTATGGGAGAAAAGAAGCCTTATGCAGATAAGTTAAGGCCACATTTGATGAATTAG
- the pyrH gene encoding UMP kinase, which produces MPANSKRYIISLGGSLIVPDEVDVGFLRGFKAVIEAFIKKGNKFLVITGGGRIARRYIEAAKNLGELNPDDLDWLGIHSTRLNAHLLRTIFRKYAHRRIITNPNKPEAASEPMIIAAGYRPGWSTDYVAVLLARVYKADTVLNLSSIDYVYDKNPKTHKNAKPIKNISWKDFRKIVGSKWDPGLNLPFDPVASKLAEKLKLKVIVMNGKKLDNLRNFLAAKQFKGTVIG; this is translated from the coding sequence ATGCCAGCCAATAGCAAAAGATATATCATTTCCCTGGGCGGCTCCTTGATCGTGCCTGACGAGGTAGATGTCGGGTTTTTGAGGGGGTTTAAAGCGGTTATTGAGGCGTTTATAAAAAAAGGCAATAAGTTTCTGGTGATCACGGGGGGCGGCAGAATCGCCCGCCGGTATATTGAGGCGGCAAAGAATTTAGGAGAATTAAATCCCGATGATCTGGATTGGCTTGGAATCCATTCCACGCGTCTGAATGCCCATTTGCTGCGCACGATCTTCCGCAAATATGCGCACCGGAGGATCATTACGAATCCAAACAAGCCGGAGGCCGCTTCTGAGCCTATGATCATTGCAGCAGGTTACAGGCCGGGCTGGTCAACGGATTATGTAGCTGTGCTTTTGGCGCGCGTATATAAAGCGGATACAGTTTTGAATTTAAGCAGTATTGATTATGTGTATGATAAAAATCCCAAAACGCACAAAAATGCCAAACCGATAAAGAATATTTCCTGGAAAGATTTTCGCAAAATTGTCGGCAGCAAGTGGGACCCGGGATTAAATTTGCCGTTTGATCCGGTCGCATCCAAGCTGGCGGAAAAACTGAAACTGAAAGTGATCGTCATGAACGGCAAAAAACTTGATAATTTGAGAAACTTTTTGGCTGCAAAACAATTTAAAGGGACGGTGATCGGTTAA
- a CDS encoding FtsQ-type POTRA domain-containing protein, with protein sequence MQIFSTHRRKLEPKRRFGGRDFRDKIKSAANFKRTFDPNPRTWLNKILSKVGLGSKFWRGIAVIILIVIVYYLFISSKFVVANVSVSGNVQVSAQLIQDVIAQAGQSRLFLIKKNSFFLMTPGRIDQLLTTAIPTIKQATSQRIWPNRLNIEITERVPGFVIQSNGKYFLVDDEGTVVSQIDDPKNMLVVVDQLTEDFASGEVLPNSKLAAFVLSMSRQWNGKIATGIAQVKFTGKQSTDVQFVSSEGWSVMFDTTRSVVTQLDALSILLNKQIAAKDRPRLAYIDLRLAKWAYYCFQATPCSQQEQPDAAGTATTNASQ encoded by the coding sequence ATGCAGATTTTTTCCACTCACAGACGAAAATTAGAACCCAAACGACGCTTCGGCGGCAGGGATTTTCGCGATAAGATCAAGTCGGCTGCCAATTTCAAGAGGACTTTTGATCCCAATCCCCGGACTTGGCTGAATAAAATTTTATCCAAAGTCGGTTTAGGTTCCAAATTTTGGCGCGGTATCGCCGTAATTATTTTAATTGTTATTGTTTATTATCTTTTTATCTCTTCCAAGTTTGTCGTGGCCAACGTCTCAGTTTCGGGGAACGTGCAGGTTTCGGCTCAGTTGATCCAGGATGTGATAGCACAGGCCGGACAGTCCCGGTTATTCTTGATTAAAAAAAATAGTTTTTTTCTGATGACGCCGGGACGGATCGATCAGCTGCTGACCACTGCGATCCCGACCATTAAACAAGCCACGAGCCAGAGAATTTGGCCCAACCGGCTTAATATTGAGATCACGGAACGAGTGCCCGGGTTCGTCATCCAGTCAAACGGTAAATATTTTTTGGTGGATGATGAGGGCACCGTGGTTTCGCAGATCGATGACCCGAAAAACATGCTGGTCGTGGTTGACCAGTTGACCGAGGATTTTGCCTCAGGCGAAGTCCTGCCAAATTCAAAACTCGCGGCATTTGTACTGTCTATGAGCCGCCAGTGGAACGGCAAGATAGCGACGGGAATTGCCCAGGTTAAGTTCACCGGCAAGCAAAGCACTGATGTGCAGTTTGTTTCCTCGGAAGGATGGTCGGTGATGTTTGATACCACTCGTTCTGTGGTTACTCAATTGGATGCATTGTCGATATTATTAAATAAACAAATTGCGGCAAAAGACCGCCCGCGCCTGGCCTATATCGACCTAAGGCTGGCCAAATGGGCGTATTATTGCTTTCAAGCCACTCCCTGCAGCCAGCAGGAGCAGCCGGACGCGGCAGGAACCGCGACAACCAATGCCAGCCAATAG
- a CDS encoding D-alanine--D-alanine ligase translates to MTQKKKKLRIALIFGGTSQEREVSLRSGKNVAQNLNLKKYDIIPVEISERGQWLISSPVIKQIEASVHTKKISSNRQIVPIDKNSQSKIDVAFLALHGPGGEDGTIQGVLESLGIKYTGSGVLASALAMDKAKTKRLVASEGILVAPHIILEKNAYLKDPKKYLSRLKGKIVIKPNRIGSSIGVTISSDKLEIKKGIEQAFKHDQEVLIEPFLQGREFTVPVLGNRKVMALPVIEIVPKVSEFFDYRAKYETGGSDEIVPAPIPKNLANRLQAIALEAHKLLGCKGITRTDLIVTGKEQIYFLEINTIPGLTANSLTPKSARAAGMSYAQLLDKLIYLALDKE, encoded by the coding sequence ATGACGCAAAAGAAAAAGAAACTGCGAATTGCTCTGATCTTCGGCGGGACTTCCCAGGAGCGGGAAGTGTCTTTGCGGTCCGGAAAAAATGTCGCACAAAACCTTAACTTAAAGAAATACGATATTATACCCGTGGAAATATCCGAGCGCGGCCAGTGGCTGATCAGCAGTCCCGTGATCAAACAAATTGAGGCTTCAGTGCATACAAAGAAAATTTCGTCTAATCGGCAGATCGTTCCGATCGATAAAAATTCGCAGAGCAAGATCGACGTGGCTTTCCTGGCCCTTCACGGACCGGGCGGAGAGGACGGCACCATCCAGGGAGTTTTGGAATCATTGGGCATAAAATATACCGGATCCGGGGTTTTAGCCTCAGCTTTGGCTATGGATAAGGCGAAAACCAAGCGCTTGGTGGCATCAGAGGGCATACTCGTGGCGCCGCATATAATTTTGGAGAAAAATGCGTATCTGAAAGATCCGAAAAAATATTTAAGCAGACTGAAAGGCAAAATCGTGATCAAGCCCAATCGCATCGGCTCCTCGATCGGTGTGACGATAAGTTCCGATAAACTGGAGATCAAAAAAGGAATAGAACAGGCCTTCAAACATGATCAGGAAGTGCTGATCGAGCCTTTCCTGCAAGGCCGCGAATTTACCGTGCCGGTTTTGGGCAACAGAAAGGTTATGGCACTGCCTGTGATTGAAATAGTCCCGAAGGTTTCAGAATTTTTTGATTACCGGGCAAAGTATGAAACAGGCGGTTCGGACGAGATCGTGCCGGCCCCAATTCCCAAGAATCTGGCGAATCGACTGCAGGCGATCGCATTGGAAGCGCATAAACTGCTGGGTTGCAAAGGAATCACCCGCACTGATCTTATTGTTACCGGTAAAGAACAGATTTATTTCCTGGAGATCAACACTATTCCCGGGCTCACAGCTAACTCTCTGACTCCTAAATCGGCCCGGGCCGCAGGCATGTCCTATGCCCAGCTTTTGGACAAGCTGATCTATCTGGCTTTAGACAAAGAATAA
- the alr gene encoding alanine racemase, giving the protein MSSQVLISRSALLHNLRAYRRAIGDTKVMSIVKSNAYGHGIAQVASVIEKETDWFGVASGNEALELRKAGIKKPILVLSFYSEDEISELIKTKVSLAVYDLKQAKLISAAAKKLKKIANVHLKADTGTSRLGIFPNEVAGFADKLLRWPNIKIEGAFSHFAASEENMEFTEKQNHLFNAVIEELEWRGLNPIKHIACTAAGIVSPTSHHDMVRLGIGLYGLWPSPLAQKKAKFELKPVLSWQTHIIQVKQLSKGTFIGYDLTYQTKRATKLAVLPVGYYDGYDRKLSNTGEVLINGKKCKVLGRVCMNLLMADATDVKNVKAGDKVMLVCDEIPVDELAKKIGTNDYEVVARINPLIPRILK; this is encoded by the coding sequence ATGTCCTCACAAGTCCTGATCAGTAGATCAGCTTTGCTTCACAACCTGCGCGCCTACCGGCGCGCTATTGGTGATACAAAAGTCATGTCAATCGTGAAAAGCAATGCTTACGGCCACGGAATAGCACAGGTTGCATCCGTGATCGAAAAAGAAACCGACTGGTTTGGCGTGGCGTCAGGAAACGAGGCTTTGGAATTGAGAAAAGCCGGAATAAAAAAACCGATCTTGGTTTTAAGCTTTTATTCGGAAGATGAGATATCTGAACTCATAAAAACAAAAGTTTCTTTGGCAGTCTACGATCTGAAACAGGCCAAACTGATCTCCGCAGCTGCCAAAAAATTGAAAAAGATCGCCAATGTCCATTTGAAGGCTGATACAGGCACCTCAAGATTGGGGATATTTCCAAATGAAGTAGCCGGGTTCGCAGATAAGCTTTTGCGCTGGCCGAACATTAAGATCGAAGGAGCGTTCAGCCACTTCGCGGCGTCTGAAGAGAATATGGAGTTTACCGAAAAGCAAAATCATTTGTTTAATGCAGTTATTGAGGAGCTGGAATGGCGGGGCCTGAACCCCATCAAGCATATTGCCTGCACTGCAGCCGGAATTGTCAGCCCTACCAGTCATCATGATATGGTTCGTCTGGGCATCGGGTTATATGGTCTGTGGCCATCCCCTTTGGCTCAAAAAAAAGCGAAATTTGAATTAAAGCCGGTGCTTTCCTGGCAGACACATATTATTCAAGTTAAACAGCTTTCTAAAGGAACTTTTATAGGCTATGACCTGACTTACCAAACCAAGCGTGCAACCAAACTTGCAGTACTTCCTGTCGGATATTACGACGGTTACGACCGCAAGCTTTCGAACACGGGAGAAGTCTTGATCAACGGCAAAAAGTGCAAAGTTTTAGGCCGAGTGTGCATGAATTTGCTCATGGCAGATGCCACGGATGTAAAAAATGTGAAAGCGGGCGATAAGGTCATGCTTGTTTGCGATGAAATTCCGGTCGATGAACTGGCCAAAAAGATCGGCACGAACGATTATGAAGTTGTGGCCAGAATCAATCCCTTGATCCCGAGGATTTTAAAATGA
- the serS gene encoding serine--tRNA ligase — MLDIKFIRENADKVKQAVKNKKATANIDHLLSLDDQRRKLTVKIEDLRAKRNEITQKLKAGKDDELIKQSKSLKDELGKFELEFEEIDKQWTSEMLKVPNIPWPDVPVGKDERENEIVFTWGAPRKFDFEPKDHVQLGKELNMIDIESAAKVAGSRFGYILGAAAQLQFALMNFVFETLTNEKILKKIAGSVEKGYSHKPFIPIVPPVMIKPDVYVKTSRLSEEDKEERYYLQQDDLYLIGSAEHSLVSKHMDEVLKEEQLPLRYIGYSTSFRRESGSYGKDVKGILRVHQFDKLEMESFTSAENSFKEHLFLIAIEEYILQALELPYRKLLKCTADIGMPNARGVDLEVWVPSQKTYRETHTADLMTDFQARRLNIKVKTGKDNELVHTNDATAVAMPRTLIAILENNQEADGSIKVPKVLQKYTGFSEIKK; from the coding sequence ATGCTGGACATAAAATTCATCAGAGAGAATGCGGATAAGGTCAAACAGGCTGTAAAGAATAAAAAAGCCACTGCCAATATTGATCATTTGCTTTCATTGGACGATCAAAGAAGGAAGCTGACGGTTAAAATTGAGGATCTGCGCGCCAAAAGAAATGAGATCACCCAAAAGCTCAAAGCCGGCAAGGATGATGAACTGATAAAACAAAGCAAATCTCTGAAAGATGAACTGGGAAAATTTGAACTGGAGTTTGAGGAGATCGACAAGCAATGGACCTCTGAGATGCTGAAAGTGCCTAATATTCCCTGGCCTGATGTGCCGGTAGGCAAGGACGAAAGAGAAAATGAAATTGTATTCACCTGGGGCGCGCCGCGAAAATTTGATTTTGAGCCGAAAGACCATGTTCAATTGGGGAAAGAATTGAACATGATTGATATCGAGTCCGCTGCGAAAGTTGCGGGCAGCAGGTTCGGCTATATTTTGGGTGCTGCGGCGCAGCTGCAGTTCGCATTGATGAATTTTGTGTTTGAGACTTTGACGAATGAAAAGATCCTGAAAAAAATTGCCGGCTCGGTTGAAAAAGGCTATTCTCACAAACCGTTCATTCCGATAGTGCCGCCGGTGATGATCAAACCCGACGTCTACGTAAAAACTTCCAGGCTCAGCGAAGAAGATAAAGAAGAGCGCTATTATCTGCAGCAGGATGATCTGTATCTGATCGGCAGTGCCGAGCACAGCCTGGTGTCCAAACACATGGATGAAGTTTTGAAAGAAGAGCAATTGCCTTTGCGGTATATCGGCTATTCCACGTCATTCAGGCGGGAATCAGGCTCTTACGGCAAGGACGTGAAAGGGATCTTGCGCGTGCATCAATTCGATAAGCTGGAAATGGAATCGTTCACATCGGCCGAAAATTCGTTTAAAGAGCATCTGTTTTTGATCGCGATCGAAGAATATATCCTGCAGGCTTTGGAACTGCCTTACAGAAAACTTTTGAAGTGCACGGCTGATATCGGCATGCCGAATGCCCGCGGAGTCGATCTGGAAGTCTGGGTCCCGAGCCAGAAAACCTACCGCGAGACCCATACTGCGGATCTGATGACCGATTTCCAGGCAAGAAGATTGAACATAAAGGTCAAAACCGGCAAAGACAATGAGCTGGTGCACACGAATGATGCCACTGCTGTGGCTATGCCCAGAACATTGATCGCAATCCTGGAAAACAATCAGGAAGCGGACGGATCGATAAAAGTGCCGAAAGTTTTGCAAAAATATACGGGGTTTTCTGAGATCAAGAAATAA